tatatatatatatatataggaggcCCATCCAATAAGAATAACTTAAAAATAAGAACCAATAAGAACAAATCATGGCCTTTGATTTTCTAGATCGATGGTTACAACTTTTTCAagcaaattaaatattaaaataatgctAAAAGGGTATATAAGGAAATCCTTCAATGCCTGCCCCACGTTGCTATCTTCCAATCTAGCCTTCAAATATTTTCTGCAAATTACGAGTAgttataaaaccaaaaatatgaAGATTCCATATCTTTAAATcaaatttgagaaaaaaataattatcctTTTTTGCAAAAAAATCTAAACCGTTGACGTGGTGGTCTAATTTGGATAAACATTTATTAGATGAacatcatatcatctattaattgttttatataaattgttcactaatatttagttttttgaaTTTATCCgttgtgtttctttttttctttttctttcagatGCAATATTTATCTAGTTTATTTTTAAGTGCGTTCATTATATTTTGTGCATCCAACgtgtttttctttcctttctttttcaaTTACCGAGTAAGAAAAAATTGCATTTTATTAGTATTTACATAATTTGTGCATCCTCCTATGTTTGTAAAATTTGTGCATCCTAACTTTGTTTTATGCTGAAGTTGTGTTGATTTGTGCATCCTCTTGTGTTGATTTGTGCATCCTAAAGTTTGTCTTTTTTTGCATCCTGAAtctataaaatcaaattatttCATTCGCATGTTCATATTGTATCttcaaactattttttttttccatccatTTTAAATTAATCATGCATCCTCTAACTTAATCGATGTTTGTGCATCCATGAAcattataaattaattgttCATCCATTTGTAATtttctacaaatcaaacaacttataatataaattgtGCAACTTAaagaatttatgtttttaattgaATTAGATTGAGATGGAAGTTATTTTTTTCCTTACGTACAATTAGTTACCAAGTGGTTACAaaattaatacataaataaaagttttttaaaaaaatctatctCATGTCAAAATTCCTCTTTTACCCTctattctcaccgttcttattttaaaccTGTTCTCACAGGAaagttaccctatatatatatatatatatatataggggaaagataatttgagaccacctcttattttaggaccaactaggaccattgatttttgtacaccatcataatctactacgatatatatgacttttttgtaaaaatactaagactttccgacgacgggcccacagaaaaatcatgtgtaagtaacttacacatgattacacatgatttttctgtgggcccgtcgcttgaaagtcttagtgttgttacaaaaaagtcttgtatatcatagtagatcatgatagtggtgtgtaacttacgaaaatcaatggtccttttttagactttttttagttggtctcaaattatctttcccctatatataacttatgaaaatcaatggtccttttttagactttttttagttggtctcaaattatctttcccctatatatatatatataggggaaagataatttgagaccaactaaaaaaagtctaaaaaaggaccattgattttcgtaagttacacaccactatcatgatctactatgatatacaagacttttttgtaaaaacactaagactttcaagcgacggacccacagaaaaatcatgtgtaagttaacttacacacttacacatgtgtaagttacacatgtgtaagtaacttacacatgattcttctatggatccatcgccggaaagtcttagtgtttttacaaaaaagttttgtatatcgtagtagatcatgatggtgtacaaaaatcaatggtcctagttggtcctaaaataagaggtggtctcaaattatctcacccctatatatatatatatatataggcttaacAAATGAAGTTAATCCATAGATAAATACATAAGTGAAAATgcatataaaaattcatttccATTTCACTGaaaaatataactaaacaaGGGAAATGATTATCCTCCTTGTTTATAATATTGATTCTCTGCTTATACCAAACATATGAATCattctacttttttttattccatTCACTCTTTTAATTCCATTCTCTACCATTCACATGTACCAAATATCCCCTTAAAGCTTGCAATAACAAATAACTTGTTCTTATAGTAGACATTAGAACAGGACATGCCAAAATCTTTTACCTTTTTCTAATCTGTCACACGAGTTTTATGTTCTATGTAAACTCATTTATGAAACTGAATCAGATTAAACCGAATCTAATTCCCAAACACATCTTCAGTTGCATGCAGTAAAGTGATTTTGGCCTAGCCGTGCATCGTACGGGTTTGcactctagtatatatatatatataaatttaccctttttctttcaactattctatttttaaattaccataaatgtcattattaattaatataacttATGTGGCGTTTCCAGGCGTTCTCGACCACTTTTTGGCCGAGTAATGCCTTGCTCCTACTAGtctaagggtattataggtatattaggtaatttaGGTATATTTATACTAGTctaaggatattataggtatattaggtagaaatatttaaattagtgaataaagaagaagggtaatttaagtagtttaaatcatattttaaaattaaaaaaaaaagttaaaatagttTATatgatagtatagatataggtaaagtaaaataaatatatgtatttatagtaGTGTAGTTCACTGTTTCATGAAAAATGCCAAGATAGTTGGATGTGTATAGTACCTTAAAATATTGTTATCGTATAGAGTTGTGGTTCAGTCACTTGACATTGGCTGGCGTCAAGCAACTTCTATCCCCACACCGGGTCCCATATTCTTAACCCGGCCCGCTATACATTTTACTATTTTCACCGCTGTAAAAACTTGTACTTTCTTCATCCCTACTTGTACCTCCATTCTATCACTACgattattaaatcaaaaaattcaaaattaaaatgaataaaatatgtAGATACAATCATCATATCTCTATCTCCATGTCAATTCACAAACCCTCATTTCATTCCcccaaaaatatattaaaaaaatgcatCCTCTCTCCGAATCCAATTCCAATCCAACCGCCGCATCTCCGCCACCTGCGTTGGACGGATTCGACGGCGCGGCGGCGGAACAACGTCTTCGAGAAGCGGAGGATCGATTGCGAGAAGCAATTGAGGAATTACAACGGCGGCAACGTCGCGCGAAGATGCTATATCCGCCGTGCGATCACGCCGATGAATCGTGTGTAGCGAACGCTATCGGTAATCTATGTCAAAGCTTTTTATTATCTTATGGTGTTCGTGTCGGAATTGGAATATTGCTTCGTGCTTTTAAACTCGCTAGACGGAAATCCTATTCTTCTCTTCTTGATCTCAAGGTTTGAATatattgtatctatatatctatctgtacgtatatatgtatttgtaattttgtatgtgtATTAGGAATGTGTTTGTATTTTTTCTGCATAATTGAGCCTCGAAATGATCTAGTTTGTTTATAGGTTTATGAATTTCGGTAGTGATTGTTTTGTATGAAAATGAAGTTAGCATTATGAATATTATGATATATTGTGAGCTGAAACTAAATTAAATCGAGTGTGGAATTACGATCAGTTGAGTGCGTAATCCGTGGGTTTGAATCAGAATGTGGGAATGATCAGTTGAAAGTTTGAAATTGTTTTTAGTTGAGTTTCATATAAAGATTGTGTTTTATCGAAATTTGTTTATTCTAAACTATAATGCTATATGTAGTATCTATGTAATGTTGAAATATTGTAAAAGTCAATGGGCTTTTAGATACAAAGACACTCATAGTATTTCCTGAGTTAGCATGCGAGTACTTGATCGTAAATGGAGGTGTTCTAAAAGAGCAAACATATTAGAAAAAGTGaaatttaaacttatatttagTACCTATGAATCCAGGATACATTTTTAAAATCTATTAGGCATCTTTAGGTTAGTTTAGCTATGCCTGGAACatctcttttatatgtttttggaCATAACTATCTAATTATAGCGTCTATACTTCGTTTATGGTTGAAGTGGGATATTCACTGACTTGCTATGAAGTAAAGATCCAGAAATAACCTTATGCCTATTTTGTACAAGGTGGTAGAACTTACAGTTCTACTTCGTCAAGAGATGACACATTCGTCTTAACTCTTAACTGTCACTGATTTTTACATTACTGCAACAACATGGAAGATATTATGATATTGTTTTTctcatatttattattttatttggataattttttatttatgtgtcGATTGATGTGTATGTCAATTTATTTTAAGCATGGGTTTTGGTAGTAATTAACTGAGTTATATGCAGCAACTGGTATCAGAGAAAGACTTGATAGTGAGAGAGGAGGCTTGCCGGGTTGGTTTGCTTTTTGGAGGATTTACCGGGTCATACCATGCACTTAGATGTTTATTGAGGAAAtgcagaaagaaagaaacaccATTCAATGTGTAAGTTATCGTGTAATAAGTAGAAATGTTTACGTCTGTAGATCTTTTTAGTAATATACCAGTATTCCCGATTCCCAgtaaagtcttttttttttttttacttttcttcaAGCTATTGTTCCCAATATACCTAGTTCACATATATGACTTTGTTAAAGGTGATGATGGAGCAGAATTTTAGCAGGTTCTATCGCAAGTTTGTCTATTTTAGCATTAGATGATTCCAACCGGAGGCGTACACTTGCTCTATATCTTCTGGCTAGGCTTGCTCAGGTACGTGGTTAACTTGTATTTCATAATGCAATCATTATTTTAGGTCATATACAAATCGTATTCATATTTTTGGTAGATGGGGCAAAACTTGGATATTATCCTACACGATTTTGGATTTTAGACATGTTTTAAGGAACatctttttcaaatttcaaacaagAGAGCTGGGTGTTGAAGATAAGATGTGCTAACATATCTGCTGTTTAACAGTGTGCTTATAATTCAGCAAAATCAAAGAACAAGTTTCATCTATGGGGAAGTTCATGGAGACATGGGGATTCATTACTCTTTGCTTTATCTTGTGCTCAGGTACATGTAGGATTAACGTATTCATGATTGATAGTTGCCATAAGTTAGtaatccttttttttcttttcatttatattCAAGTAGCAGTCTCAAGCTAACCTTTAAATGATCACATTTCTAgataaatttgaaaaacttaGACCTGCTTGTTTAGTTGTTTAGCTTTTACATCCTGATTTTTCTCATTAAGTGCTAATTGGAGACGAACTTACATTTTTGATACCTTTTGCTTAACCATTGCAGGTCATGTATGCTTTTGTCATGCGTCCTGAGAGCTTGCCAAAATCATATCAAGATTTTATTCAGAAAACTGGGCCTGTTGCCAAGCCTGTATACAAGGCAGTTAGGGAATGTTGTAGAGGTTCTCCAGTAGATGTCGCATCACTATCTTCTTACTTATCAACCGTGAAGGGTGCTGATGTTGTTGCATTGCAAGAGTTTCCGTCTATTATACCTTGTTCAATAATACACCCAGGCACAAAATCATGCTTGGCTCATAATGCATATGCGACATCAGCTACTTTTAAGAAAACATTTCCGCTTTATTTTTCGCTTACTTTTGTACCATTCGTTGTGCTCCGCCTGCAAAAGGTTAGCTTTTCCATTTAATCGTGTTGCTTTTTCTATACTAATTCATGGATTCAACTATGTGGTCTGGTCTCAAAGAGTGACTGGAGTTAGGCAAAATGGGCTGCTATTGGTAATGGATCAATGTGGGAAATTTTGGTACTTGTTGATCCAATACATGTTTTTtccaagttttatatataactagtgtGCCAAATATGATTGCCCATTCATAATATTTCAATAATAATctattttttcaaattaaatcaTTTAGAATGTTTCATGTTTTAAAATTACAATCAGAgcgactttcaacccatttggccCATTCCTTTTTCAACTATCTTTATTCTAccatttgacctgtttgagATAAAATGTAATCTGAATTGGCCCATCTATAAGTAAATGGGATGACATTGCCATCTCTAGCGGATCATTGTTGAATATATCGTTCTTAATTACTAGTTCTTCTTGGATGGAATAATATCCGTCATGTTTCATTTCTTGCTCAGTTTATGGACGCTCCATTTAGAACCAGCTGGCATGCAGTCATAGGAGCTGTTCGCTCAACAGcatttctttcttcatttgttGGAATCTTTCAGGTTGCTTATACTCCTGTTAGTTCCCACTCGTCATTTAAGACTCATATCTATATCTTACAAGTTTCTCTTTGTAATGTAAGGGAGCCATCTGCTTGCACAGAAAAGCGGCATCACAGGACCACAAGCTTGTATATTGGTTTGCAGGTGGATTAGCTGCATTATCTGTACTTTTGGAGAAGAAAGGTAGAAGAGGAGAGCTGGGATTGTATGTTCTTCCACGAGCTGGAGAATCTTTGTGGTATATATTAGTCAATCGCCGTGTACTTCCAGATATCAAGAATGCTGAGGTAACTTTTCTTCTAAACTTCACTGTATGTTGAAAGTAGTCTGGTGAATGGCATCAGAGCATCATCTTCCATTAATATAACTAGGTTTTTAATACAAGAATACAGTCATTACATTGGTTAGTGGTTACTGCTCCCTGAAATTAATTATTGTGGCTAAGGTGTATAATTTTGAATTGTCAGTTGTAGAGGTGGAAatatcaacttacttatgaaTCGGTCggtttgatttattttatattataatggCTCAGGCAGGTCAAATCTAGAAATGTTTGAATAttaatgaaatgattgtataCTTCATAAGTTGTGAGCTCTTAATTTAGATGTTcagaaaaagattaaaattaattataataataataaaaaagacaatAAGACATACAGAAATTAGTTCAAAACAATCATCCAAAGGAATTTGTATAATCGTATTTTACTTCATCCTTCAGTTTTATCCATTTGTGTTGTCTGACGGTTATTTATAATCTGTTATAGGTAGCTCTGTTCTGTGCTTGTATGGGTGGAATGATGTACTACTTGGAACACGAGCCGGACACCATGTCTCCTTTTCTGAGAAGCTTAATTCGTCGTTTTCTTGCCAGTAGAATTAGTAACCCAGCCCCACCATCAAGTCGGAATCCCTCTTACAACTACTTACAAACTCTTGACGCCATCAAGAAACCAACGATGCAGAACCAAGAAACTGAATTACCATCTTCAGAAAAATACAATCTTGAATCTATACCTGGACTATGAGCAACTTTTTCAGACTGCTCATACATACCTAATTGATTCATTCACCTTGACTCATTAGATTGGGATGATTGTTGCATCTTATTCATACAATGATTTGTCATAACTGGGTCTACGGTGCTGAATGCTGATGACCTATTCAAATTCAACTTTTGTAGGTTTTTGTTGTACAATGGAGCACGGTTAGttcattttttgtaaatattaggTACCTCAAAATTGTTTAGACTGCAACTAATTGTTGTACCAAGTTCAGACCATAACAAATAAGTTGTGTTTCAGCTTTATGCGTCATGGGTTGTTATGTTCAGACCAAAACGCCTTCGTTGTGGAATCATCATTGACTCATCATTCTCATGAGTTGAGTTATGACCACGAGCCAACACCATTAGGTGTGAGTCGTGGTACGTTGATTATCGGGCTATTCGTGGTTTcgctcattttttttttctttctcctacATGTTACTACAttagaataaaaagaattaaaataagTGGGTCTTAAACGAATGGTTGGTTAGTGATGTATTGAcgatgttttttttaaaaggatcAACGATTAGTAGTGGGGGATTTTTTTGATGTGGCGATGACAGTTGACACGGACCAGTGGTTAACTAAATAGTTAGATGGATGTTTGAGTCCTCAATTGCTACTCCCGGTGGCCAGTGCCAATAGCAAACACAGAAGAAAAGTTTTCATGATTACAAGTTAAAGATTCACTTGTAATGTTTGTCCCAACTCCCAAGAATACACAAACCGAACAAAAGCACAGTCTCTTTGTATGGGAGCTAGAGTTGGGGGTGGGGTTGCTATAGTGGCTAGGGTGAGTCTTTCTATCCTTCATAATAAAGTAAAGGATGGTTTTATTTAACAGTAATACTATGCGGAAATCATACGACCTAGATACGGAGTTCATACGTTTTGAATGCGGCTAACTATCAAGTTATTTAAGATGCTAGCTGCTTAGCTTTACTAGAAGGTCGATGAGCAGGGTCAATCTCCATGccctttcttctttaagtccttAAGGCGCATAAATAGCGGTCTAGGGTTTAATATAAGAACTAAGATtgaataaaaaacaaagaaaacaaaaataaaaaaaagtggaTTATTACGtgttttttagaaaaagaaaagaggtgATTGGAAAAGAAATCCATGGGTGATCCCTACATATTTTGCTTATGTCAAATCTGCGGCCTAATTTTGAGATGATTGCAAAAGAACATGAGTAGACATCTTATTAAATTACTAATATACCCTACATacctttatataataattattttttcccTTCAAACTCATTCAccattttttttggtaaaaaattATGTTAGTTGAAGggaacaaaattaaataaattaataaaagtatggataaaaagaaataatattcATTCATCTTCAATAAAGTTCTACTAAAACTCATCGCATTTTTTAGATTGCTAAAAGGATTGTCTAACCAATGTAAACACATTTTGGATTGGAGTATTGGACTAGAATCGTGCCCACATGATAAGCGatgataaattaattttattaatttttggtgATGATAGTTTTTGTTTCTGAAAACATTTTTTATAGGTTAATTCTTTATcgatttgaatttttaaaattatgacaTATTTATTTGTAGAGATATAAATAATCAAgattaaatcaatatatttttatgtagtacaattaattatttatagtaATTAATATTCTACACTACTTCAGAACTTCGCTACTAGTTTTGTCCCAAAAAACGGGCCAGCCCATCTAAAACCCGACCCGCAACCCAAATTTCAGAAACAAGTTTAAACGCAACAGCACAGGAGGGAAAACCTCAACACTTCTCGTATACGCCTTCTATTTTCAACTCTTCAATTCCGCCctaattactcgtataattaTGATTTTGATTTCGATTTTATAAAACTCTAAAAAGCACTCACAAACCAACATTTCTAATTCCTATATTTAtctaacacaataataataataaattaatgatgAACAAAGAAAATGAGGGTTATGGAGAATTATCAGATGAACAAAGGGCTCGGATTTCTCGAAACTTCAGAGCCGCCAAAGCTTTACTCCATCGAAAGCGTTGTCGCGATACTTCCGATTCATTTCCTCAAAAGTACGTAACCTTCTAAATccctttgttttgtttttatataattttttaactgTAATTCAATTaattcacatttttatttttagggcTAATAATTTGTCGCATTTTGTTATTGTTTGTATCTAACTTAACTTCCAGAACGTTTCTATCgtgttgttg
The Erigeron canadensis isolate Cc75 chromosome 2, C_canadensis_v1, whole genome shotgun sequence DNA segment above includes these coding regions:
- the LOC122587145 gene encoding uncharacterized protein LOC122587145, coding for MHPLSESNSNPTAASPPPALDGFDGAAAEQRLREAEDRLREAIEELQRRQRRAKMLYPPCDHADESCVANAIGNLCQSFLLSYGVRVGIGILLRAFKLARRKSYSSLLDLKQLVSEKDLIVREEACRVGLLFGGFTGSYHALRCLLRKCRKKETPFNVILAGSIASLSILALDDSNRRRTLALYLLARLAQCAYNSAKSKNKFHLWGSSWRHGDSLLFALSCAQVMYAFVMRPESLPKSYQDFIQKTGPVAKPVYKAVRECCRGSPVDVASLSSYLSTVKGADVVALQEFPSIIPCSIIHPGTKSCLAHNAYATSATFKKTFPLYFSLTFVPFVVLRLQKFMDAPFRTSWHAVIGAVRSTAFLSSFVGIFQGAICLHRKAASQDHKLVYWFAGGLAALSVLLEKKGRRGELGLYVLPRAGESLWYILVNRRVLPDIKNAEVALFCACMGGMMYYLEHEPDTMSPFLRSLIRRFLASRISNPAPPSSRNPSYNYLQTLDAIKKPTMQNQETELPSSEKYNLESIPGL